Proteins from a genomic interval of Uloborus diversus isolate 005 chromosome 4, Udiv.v.3.1, whole genome shotgun sequence:
- the LOC129221413 gene encoding uncharacterized protein LOC129221413, with protein sequence MKLARSLLKLGLGGGAVYFVVNQGVFSHSQSESIGASKKIAESIPGFEPYLQKIPSVMSKQELINYWNSGVKITVSALASLPDDTKDATSRGFHYLQEELKNQMNAKK encoded by the exons aTCTTTATTGAAACTGGGTCTTGGAGGAGGTGCTGTTTATTTTGTAGTAAATCAAGGTGTGTTCAGCCACAGTCAATCAGAAAGTATTGGAGCttcaaaaaaaattgctgaatcAATACCAGGTTTTGAGCCTTATTTACAAAAG ATTCCGTCTGTCATGTCAAAACaagaattaataaattattggaattcag GTGTGAAAATAACAGTATCGGCCCTAGCGTCTTTACCTGATGATACAAAGGATGCCACTAGCAGAGGATTTCATTATTTACaagaagaattaaaaaatcaaatgaatgctaaaaaataa